A genomic window from Streptomyces sp. WMMC940 includes:
- a CDS encoding response regulator — MSVRVVVADDQEIVRTGLTMILNAQPGITVVGQAADGHRAVELARSLRPEVCLFDIRMPGIDGIEATRRLTGSGAADPPAVVVITTFDLDEYVHAALKAGARGFLLKDAGPDMLAQAVHAAARGDALIAPSVTARLLAAFAHTGEASTAPPQPVEALTHREEAVLAAVARGRTNAEVAAELHISLSTVKTHVARLMDKLGARNRVEIAMWAYETNRAGG, encoded by the coding sequence GTGAGCGTGCGTGTGGTGGTCGCCGACGATCAGGAGATCGTACGGACCGGGCTCACCATGATCCTGAACGCGCAGCCCGGCATCACGGTCGTCGGCCAGGCCGCCGACGGCCACCGCGCCGTCGAACTCGCCCGCTCGCTGCGCCCCGAGGTCTGTCTGTTCGACATCCGCATGCCGGGGATCGACGGCATCGAGGCGACCCGGCGGCTCACCGGTAGCGGGGCCGCCGACCCGCCGGCGGTGGTGGTGATCACCACCTTCGATCTCGACGAGTACGTCCACGCCGCCCTCAAGGCGGGCGCCCGCGGCTTCCTCCTCAAGGACGCCGGACCCGACATGCTCGCGCAGGCCGTTCATGCGGCGGCGCGCGGGGATGCGCTGATCGCGCCGAGCGTCACGGCGCGTCTGCTCGCGGCGTTCGCCCACACCGGGGAGGCCTCGACGGCGCCGCCGCAGCCGGTCGAGGCGCTGACCCACCGCGAGGAGGCGGTGCTCGCCGCGGTGGCCCGGGGGCGGACCAACGCCGAGGTCGCCGCCGAGCTGCACATCAGTCTCAGTACGGTCAAGACCCATGTCGCTCGCCTGATGGACAAGCTCGGCGCCCGCAACCGCGTCGAGATCGCGATGTGGGCCTACGAGACGAACCGCGCCGGGGGTTGA
- a CDS encoding sensor histidine kinase has product MRHLMRALWGETRALWDKGRALWGETSAPDSPRPGWRDWALVGVLVPAAVLEGVLRPDVPSRALSLVVGVGLIPTLLWRRTKPLLMVGIAFGTLLFTQVWMLVLGGGQPGLNMMVYMLLLPYALFRWGSKREAMLGLPVILVPAVLSVPLTSTGPGDAIAGLAILFASMVLGEALRFRAYARARQLEQVKLVEREQLARDLHDTVAHHVSAIAIRAQAGLAVSATDPAAAGEALRVIETEASLTLAEMRSMVRVLRRAGERAGLAPLPLVADLHDLRGVGAGPAVDVEITGDVAGLAPALSTAVYRLVQESVTNARRHARHASRIEVRVAAGERSVRLRVSDDGDAVHPRSGSSPGYGLLGMAERAGLLGGSLSAGPNPGCGWTVTAVLPRNGSAS; this is encoded by the coding sequence GTGCGACACCTCATGCGCGCTCTGTGGGGCGAGACCCGCGCTCTGTGGGACAAGGGCCGCGCCCTGTGGGGCGAGACCAGTGCGCCGGACTCGCCCCGCCCCGGCTGGCGCGACTGGGCGCTGGTCGGGGTGCTGGTGCCCGCGGCCGTGCTGGAGGGGGTCCTCCGGCCGGATGTCCCGTCGCGGGCCCTGTCGTTGGTCGTCGGGGTCGGCCTCATCCCGACGCTGCTGTGGCGGCGGACGAAGCCGCTGCTCATGGTCGGGATCGCGTTCGGCACGCTGCTGTTCACCCAGGTGTGGATGCTGGTGCTGGGCGGCGGGCAGCCGGGGCTCAACATGATGGTCTATATGCTGCTGCTGCCCTACGCGCTGTTCCGCTGGGGATCGAAGCGCGAGGCGATGCTCGGGTTGCCGGTGATACTGGTGCCTGCTGTGCTCTCGGTCCCGCTCACCAGTACCGGCCCGGGCGACGCGATCGCCGGGCTGGCCATCCTCTTCGCCTCGATGGTGTTGGGCGAGGCACTGCGGTTCCGGGCGTACGCCCGCGCCCGGCAGCTCGAACAGGTCAAACTGGTCGAGCGCGAGCAACTGGCTCGCGATTTGCACGACACGGTCGCCCACCACGTGTCGGCCATCGCGATCCGGGCCCAGGCGGGGCTGGCCGTGTCGGCGACCGACCCCGCCGCCGCCGGCGAGGCGCTACGGGTGATCGAGACGGAGGCGTCGCTCACCCTGGCCGAGATGCGCTCGATGGTCCGCGTCCTGCGCCGCGCCGGCGAGCGCGCCGGCCTGGCCCCGCTGCCGCTGGTCGCCGATCTGCACGACCTCCGCGGCGTCGGCGCGGGCCCCGCGGTCGACGTCGAGATCACCGGTGACGTCGCCGGTCTCGCTCCCGCGCTGTCGACGGCGGTCTACCGGCTCGTTCAGGAGTCGGTCACCAACGCCCGCCGGCACGCACGCCACGCCTCGCGCATCGAGGTGCGGGTCGCGGCCGGCGAGCGGTCGGTGCGCCTGCGGGTGAGCGACGACGGCGACGCCGTTCACCCGCGGTCGGGCAGCTCGCCCGGCTATGGTCTCCTGGGGATGGCGGAACGGGCGGGTCTGCTCGGCGGTTCGCTCAGCGCCGGCCCGAACCCCGGCTGCGGATGGACCGTGACCGCCGTGCTTCCGAGGAACGGATCGGCATCGTGA
- a CDS encoding MMPL family transporter translates to MSSLLFRLGRFAARHPWRAIGAWVLAAVVVITASAAVGRDLEDTFDAPGLDSQRAVELLSAAGSGDAGLTARVAATPRDAGVTFFDSPAARRALADVQAELSELPAVLAASDPAGGLRDGGRAAVAGGTVSPDGRVALVTLRYPVLQKLDAGDLEDLKEVVAAHADDTVLRVEAGGDLFVSFEEPETGTGEVIGLLAAVVILLVAFGSLIAMGLPIGMALVGLALGVSAMPLVTYLVEIPSWAPVVASMVGLGAGIDYALFLVTRHREQLAAGMGVEESAGRAVATAGQAVVFAGGTVVVSIMGLAVAGIPFIAAAGIAIAAVVLIMVAASITLLPAFLGLAGHSIDRFGLPRRRAPRDGRALSTRRRWQRWGAHVSRHAAAYAVGTTVLLLALAAPVLALRLGFPDEGTLPASRTERQAYDLVAEGFGPGANGPLAIAVDLAGDASVVEPLHDAVTGDPGIASVAPPRIDTGAGVAVLLAVANTAPQDDATRETVERLRSEVFPAVLEGSRARAHVGGQTAAFADLGDRVKDRLLLFVTAVVVLSLLLLAVVFRSVLVPLKAAVLNLLSIGAAYGVLVMVFQWGWGASLIGLESSVPIVSFIPMFMFAIVFGLSMDYEVFLLSRVREHYLATGDNDGSVVRGLAGTARVITSAALIMVSVFLGFVLGEDPTTKMLGLGLATAIAVDATVVRMVLVPATMKLLGDACWWLPAWLDRLLPSLDIDGGTAGDAGEEARQDREATLPTR, encoded by the coding sequence GTGTCGTCCCTGCTGTTCCGGCTCGGCCGGTTCGCCGCCCGGCACCCCTGGCGCGCGATCGGCGCCTGGGTCCTGGCCGCCGTCGTCGTCATCACCGCCTCGGCGGCGGTCGGCCGCGACCTCGAGGACACCTTCGACGCCCCCGGGCTCGACTCGCAGCGCGCGGTCGAGCTGCTGTCCGCCGCGGGTTCGGGCGATGCCGGACTGACCGCCCGCGTCGCGGCCACACCGCGGGACGCCGGCGTGACGTTCTTCGACAGCCCTGCCGCCCGCCGGGCACTCGCCGACGTCCAGGCCGAGCTCTCCGAACTGCCGGCGGTGCTGGCGGCTTCCGACCCGGCCGGCGGTCTGCGCGACGGGGGGAGAGCGGCCGTGGCCGGGGGCACCGTCTCGCCCGACGGGCGCGTGGCGCTGGTGACCCTGCGGTATCCGGTGCTACAGAAGCTCGACGCCGGAGATCTGGAGGACCTGAAGGAGGTCGTCGCCGCGCATGCGGACGACACCGTGCTGCGGGTGGAGGCGGGCGGCGATCTGTTCGTCTCCTTCGAGGAACCGGAGACCGGCACCGGTGAGGTGATCGGGCTGCTGGCCGCCGTCGTCATCCTGCTCGTCGCCTTCGGGTCGCTGATCGCCATGGGCCTGCCGATCGGCATGGCGCTCGTCGGCCTGGCCCTAGGCGTGAGCGCCATGCCGCTCGTCACCTACCTGGTGGAGATACCGAGCTGGGCGCCGGTGGTCGCCTCCATGGTCGGACTCGGGGCGGGCATCGACTACGCGCTCTTCCTGGTCACCCGCCATCGCGAGCAACTGGCCGCCGGGATGGGCGTCGAGGAGTCGGCCGGGCGCGCCGTCGCGACCGCCGGCCAGGCCGTCGTCTTCGCGGGCGGCACGGTGGTCGTCTCGATCATGGGGCTCGCCGTCGCCGGCATTCCCTTCATCGCCGCCGCCGGTATCGCCATCGCCGCCGTGGTGCTCATCATGGTGGCGGCCTCGATCACCCTGCTGCCCGCCTTCCTCGGACTCGCCGGGCACTCGATCGACCGGTTCGGCCTGCCCCGGCGCCGCGCCCCGCGCGACGGCCGCGCCCTGAGCACCCGGCGCCGCTGGCAGCGCTGGGGCGCGCACGTCTCCCGCCACGCCGCCGCCTACGCCGTCGGCACGACGGTGCTGCTGCTCGCGCTAGCCGCGCCCGTGCTCGCGCTGCGCCTGGGCTTCCCCGACGAGGGCACGCTGCCCGCCTCCCGGACCGAGCGGCAGGCGTACGACCTGGTCGCCGAGGGCTTCGGGCCGGGCGCCAACGGCCCGCTCGCCATCGCGGTCGACCTCGCCGGCGACGCCTCGGTGGTCGAGCCGCTCCACGACGCCGTCACCGGGGACCCGGGGATCGCCTCGGTGGCACCACCGCGGATCGACACCGGCGCGGGCGTGGCCGTGCTCCTGGCCGTGGCCAACACCGCTCCCCAGGACGACGCGACGCGGGAGACGGTCGAGCGGCTGCGCTCCGAGGTCTTCCCCGCGGTGCTCGAGGGCAGCCGGGCCCGCGCCCATGTCGGCGGGCAGACGGCCGCCTTCGCCGACCTGGGTGACCGGGTGAAGGACCGGCTGCTGCTCTTCGTCACCGCGGTGGTCGTGCTGTCGCTGCTGCTGCTGGCGGTGGTGTTCCGCTCGGTCCTGGTGCCGCTCAAGGCCGCCGTGCTGAACCTGCTGAGCATCGGCGCGGCGTACGGCGTGCTCGTGATGGTGTTCCAGTGGGGGTGGGGGGCCTCACTGATCGGTCTCGAGTCCTCCGTGCCGATCGTGTCGTTCATCCCGATGTTCATGTTCGCCATCGTGTTCGGGCTGTCGATGGACTACGAGGTGTTCCTGCTGTCCCGGGTGCGCGAGCACTATCTCGCGACCGGCGACAACGACGGCTCCGTGGTGCGCGGGCTGGCCGGAACCGCCCGGGTGATCACCTCGGCCGCGCTCATCATGGTGTCGGTGTTCCTCGGGTTCGTCCTCGGTGAGGATCCGACCACCAAGATGCTGGGACTCGGTCTGGCGACCGCCATCGCCGTCGACGCGACGGTCGTGCGCATGGTGCTCGTCCCCGCCACGATGAAGCTGCTGGGCGATGCCTGCTGGTGGCTCCCGGCGTGGCTCGACCGCCTCCTGCCGTCCCTCGACATCGACGGCGGCACCGCCGGCGACGCCGGCGAAGAAGCGCGCCAGGACCGGGAAGCCACCCTGCCCACCCGCTGA
- a CDS encoding NAD(P)-dependent alcohol dehydrogenase: MKPVRPGAPGRPMRAFVQRAYGAPGDVLRLEEVERPVADDDGVLVRVHAASANPADWHLVRGEPYVARLQLGLRRPSNPVPGCDLAGRVVAVGARVTTVRPGDEVYGSPFGSGLGAFAEYASVPERQLARKPRNLTFEQAAAVPLAAQTALQALRDRGRIEPGQRVLIAGASGGVGTFAVQIAKALGADVTGVCSTRNTDLVRSIGADHVIDYTHEDFTTHGRRYDLVLYLAGTQTPRACRRVLTPKGTLVVINGDAEGRWVGAVGRIAGALAMSPFVSQRMVAFTVRPERADLEFLTELVESGRVTPVIGATRVLADVPETIGQLEGGHTRGKIVITV; encoded by the coding sequence ATGAAGCCCGTGCGCCCCGGAGCACCCGGAAGGCCGATGCGAGCGTTCGTCCAACGTGCCTACGGCGCACCCGGCGACGTCCTGCGGCTCGAGGAGGTCGAGCGGCCGGTGGCCGATGACGACGGGGTGCTGGTGCGGGTGCACGCTGCGTCCGCCAACCCCGCCGACTGGCACCTGGTGAGGGGCGAGCCCTATGTCGCGCGGCTCCAGTTGGGCCTGCGCCGGCCGTCGAACCCGGTCCCGGGCTGCGATCTCGCCGGGCGGGTCGTGGCCGTGGGCGCCCGTGTGACCACCGTGCGGCCGGGCGACGAGGTGTACGGGTCACCGTTCGGCAGCGGCCTGGGCGCCTTCGCCGAGTACGCGTCCGTACCCGAGCGGCAACTGGCCCGCAAGCCGCGGAACCTCACCTTCGAGCAGGCGGCGGCTGTCCCGCTCGCCGCGCAGACCGCCCTGCAGGCGCTGCGCGACCGGGGACGGATCGAGCCGGGGCAACGGGTCCTGATCGCCGGTGCGTCGGGAGGCGTCGGTACCTTCGCCGTGCAGATCGCCAAGGCTCTGGGCGCCGACGTCACCGGTGTGTGCAGCACGCGGAACACCGACCTGGTCCGGTCCATCGGCGCCGACCACGTCATCGACTACACGCACGAGGACTTCACCACGCACGGCCGGCGCTACGACCTGGTGCTGTACCTGGCCGGGACGCAGACACCGCGGGCCTGCCGCCGGGTCCTCACCCCGAAGGGCACCCTCGTCGTCATCAACGGAGATGCCGAGGGCCGCTGGGTGGGAGCCGTCGGCCGGATCGCCGGGGCACTCGCGATGTCACCGTTCGTGAGCCAGCGGATGGTGGCCTTCACGGTGCGACCCGAGCGGGCCGATCTGGAGTTCCTGACGGAGCTCGTCGAGTCGGGCAGGGTGACGCCGGTGATCGGCGCCACCCGTGTGCTGGCTGACGTCCCCGAGACCATTGGCCAGTTGGAAGGCGGACACACGCGAGGCAAGATCGTCATCACTGTCTGA
- a CDS encoding amidase family protein gives MIDPTDYAALSALDIARRVRRGEFTAVEVVTAALGAIGERDDDLNAFTEVWTEEALDRAAGVDAQLARGAQLPLRGVPIGVKASEGPSHSGERAGRKPPAPRAAPGWPCSGHTRTFPGRAPGNVRRVLPGMTPGEGPNEAAASRRRRRWPDSRS, from the coding sequence GTGATCGACCCGACCGACTACGCGGCACTGTCCGCCCTGGACATCGCCCGCCGTGTGCGGCGCGGCGAGTTCACGGCCGTGGAGGTCGTCACGGCCGCGCTGGGCGCCATCGGTGAACGCGACGACGACCTTAACGCGTTCACCGAGGTCTGGACGGAGGAGGCCCTCGACCGTGCCGCCGGCGTCGACGCGCAGCTCGCCCGCGGCGCCCAGCTGCCGCTCAGGGGCGTGCCGATCGGTGTGAAGGCGAGCGAGGGCCCCAGTCATAGCGGTGAGCGGGCGGGGAGGAAGCCACCGGCACCCCGGGCTGCACCCGGATGGCCCTGCTCCGGCCACACCCGCACGTTCCCAGGGCGCGCGCCCGGGAACGTCCGCCGCGTTCTTCCCGGGATGACGCCCGGGGAGGGCCCGAACGAGGCGGCAGCCAGCCGGAGGCGGCGCAGGTGGCCGGACTCGCGGTCGTGA
- a CDS encoding SMI1/KNR4 family protein, which yields MTADFDLAASLARGVGGRCGAWTFIRGFAAHWAGAALGGNDGWTESDLGAAEEGLGLRLPTALREAYLLFGRRQDLTSNHDVLLGPAELYVDDAKEALVFRHENQGAASWGVLLDNLQDDDPPVVIRPDLADKSAERWEGWLERLSLCFVEIVLSEALQADEELCDFLDLDGDSLELLETHFVRLPFPDYPTGEETRWFLGRDVLLRDDDGVAILARGRTAEDLARVRDLIPGDWLNGGS from the coding sequence ATGACAGCGGATTTCGACCTTGCCGCGTCGCTCGCCAGAGGCGTCGGCGGTCGCTGTGGTGCCTGGACCTTCATCCGGGGTTTCGCCGCCCACTGGGCCGGCGCCGCCCTGGGAGGCAATGACGGATGGACGGAAAGCGATCTCGGCGCTGCCGAGGAAGGACTCGGTCTCCGGCTGCCGACGGCGCTGCGCGAGGCGTATCTGCTGTTCGGGCGCAGGCAGGATCTCACCAGCAACCACGATGTACTGCTCGGTCCTGCGGAGCTGTATGTCGACGACGCCAAGGAGGCGCTGGTCTTCCGTCACGAAAACCAGGGAGCCGCATCCTGGGGCGTCCTCCTCGACAACCTCCAGGATGACGATCCTCCGGTGGTCATCCGGCCCGACCTTGCCGACAAGAGCGCCGAGCGGTGGGAGGGCTGGCTGGAGCGCCTTTCCCTCTGCTTCGTCGAGATCGTCTTGTCGGAGGCCCTGCAGGCTGACGAAGAGCTCTGCGACTTCCTCGACCTCGATGGCGACAGCCTGGAACTGCTGGAGACGCACTTCGTCCGACTTCCGTTCCCCGACTACCCGACCGGCGAGGAGACCCGGTGGTTCCTGGGCCGTGATGTCCTGCTGCGCGACGATGACGGCGTGGCCATCCTGGCCCGCGGCCGGACAGCGGAAGATCTCGCCCGCGTCCGTGACCTGATCCCGGGCGACTGGCTCAACGGCGGTAGCTGA